A genomic window from Flintibacter sp. KGMB00164 includes:
- a CDS encoding serine hydrolase domain-containing protein has protein sequence MDQAIQQVMENYSATALSVAVVERGEVTQCGAWGWAVQDQRPMTADTAVRIASISKVVEGMAAMKLAQDRILDLDAPLSSYWGERVQNPYSLRQPSPRSLMTHSSTLKDLEMTRGLDRLTSILSRSSSWRDREPDRADSWAYSNFGMCIFGTTLELACGQLLDDYLQAQFFAPLDIHASFHAARLSLEQLANLYEPKGVLCRSIQTQISQPVPTEIGMGATYYAGGLTISARDMAKLLAVLCGDGTYQGTQYLLPQTVATMETPQFTVSNGEYTPFQQCLVLRRQDGLWGQSQLCYHTGSGYGVYSLMSYNPETGNGVVVITTGAYWNVNEHGLYALCSDLSEALYQRMETSL, from the coding sequence ATGGACCAGGCCATCCAGCAGGTCATGGAAAACTACTCCGCCACCGCCCTCTCCGTGGCCGTGGTGGAGCGCGGCGAAGTGACACAGTGCGGCGCGTGGGGCTGGGCCGTGCAGGATCAGCGCCCTATGACCGCCGATACTGCGGTGCGCATCGCCTCCATCAGCAAAGTGGTTGAGGGAATGGCCGCTATGAAGCTCGCTCAGGACAGAATTCTGGATCTGGACGCCCCTCTCAGCAGCTACTGGGGAGAACGCGTCCAAAATCCCTATTCCCTCCGGCAGCCCTCTCCCCGCTCCCTCATGACCCACAGCTCCACCTTGAAAGACTTGGAGATGACCCGTGGGCTGGACAGGCTGACAAGCATTCTCAGCCGCTCCTCTTCCTGGCGTGATCGTGAGCCGGACCGTGCCGACAGCTGGGCATACAGTAATTTCGGTATGTGCATCTTCGGCACCACCCTGGAGCTGGCCTGCGGACAACTGCTGGACGACTATCTCCAGGCCCAGTTCTTCGCCCCCCTGGATATCCACGCCTCCTTCCATGCCGCCCGTTTAAGCCTGGAGCAGCTGGCCAATCTGTATGAGCCCAAAGGAGTGCTGTGCCGCAGCATCCAGACCCAAATCAGCCAGCCTGTTCCCACTGAGATCGGTATGGGCGCCACCTACTATGCCGGTGGTCTGACCATCAGCGCCCGGGATATGGCCAAGCTGCTGGCCGTGCTGTGCGGCGATGGAACCTATCAGGGGACCCAATATCTTCTCCCCCAGACGGTGGCAACTATGGAGACGCCCCAATTCACCGTATCCAACGGAGAATATACCCCCTTCCAGCAGTGCCTGGTGCTGCGCCGTCAGGACGGACTGTGGGGCCAGTCCCAGCTGTGCTACCACACGGGCAGCGGGTATGGGGTCTACTCCCTCATGTCCTACAACCCGGAAACCGGAAACGGCGTGGTGGTCATCACCACCGGCGCCTACTGGAATGTCAATGAACATGGTCTGTACGCCCTGTGCTCTGACCTGAGTGAAGCTCTCTACCAAAGAATGGAGACCTCCCTATGA
- a CDS encoding CapA family protein, whose product MKRLLALLLGLTLLSGCASQSQPVDLEASTPTASQSQPAPAAPEPTVAHLMVAGDIMSHMPITNDAYVAQEDRYDYSHMLQFAARQLSSADYAVGNLETTLAGGPNYSGYPAFNSPDALAYDAKAAGFDLLSTANNHCRDKGLDGLYRTLDVLDEAGLAHVGTYRSQAERDENSGIYVADVGGISVAFLSYTYGLNGFQLSSDTMYAANLFNLDYYTTLSQPNKALMETDLAAARALDTDLIAVMIHWGVEYQDTQNSYQKSLAEFLVGQGADLVLGGHPHVLQPYETVTATGWDGTERQGFVCYSLGNFLSNQQELETKTTAILDLELTKDAQGETTVTGVSYTPYYMIHRDGAPVGQRRYLVNIHEAMAEYEAGTSSIVSASAYQELQDALAHCHQILGSADDSTLS is encoded by the coding sequence ATGAAACGACTGCTTGCTCTGCTGCTTGGCCTGACTTTGCTGTCCGGCTGTGCCTCCCAATCTCAGCCTGTGGACCTCGAGGCCTCTACCCCGACCGCCTCACAATCTCAACCTGCCCCTGCCGCTCCGGAACCCACCGTAGCCCATCTGATGGTAGCAGGCGACATTATGAGCCACATGCCCATCACCAACGATGCCTATGTGGCCCAGGAGGACCGCTACGATTATAGCCACATGCTTCAGTTCGCTGCCCGGCAGCTCTCTTCCGCCGACTACGCGGTGGGCAACCTGGAGACCACCCTGGCCGGCGGCCCCAACTACTCGGGCTACCCCGCCTTTAACTCTCCTGACGCTCTGGCCTATGACGCCAAGGCCGCCGGATTCGATCTGTTGTCCACCGCCAACAACCACTGCCGGGACAAAGGACTGGACGGACTGTACCGCACTCTGGACGTGCTGGACGAGGCCGGACTGGCCCATGTGGGCACCTACCGCTCCCAGGCGGAGCGGGATGAGAACAGCGGCATCTACGTAGCCGATGTGGGCGGTATTTCGGTGGCCTTCCTCTCCTATACTTATGGGCTCAACGGCTTCCAGCTCAGCTCAGATACCATGTATGCCGCCAATCTGTTCAATCTGGACTACTACACCACCCTCTCTCAGCCAAACAAGGCCCTGATGGAGACCGACCTGGCCGCCGCCCGGGCGTTGGACACCGATTTGATTGCGGTGATGATCCACTGGGGCGTGGAATATCAGGACACGCAGAACAGCTATCAGAAGTCTCTGGCGGAGTTTTTGGTGGGACAGGGCGCCGATCTGGTGCTGGGCGGACATCCCCATGTGCTCCAGCCCTATGAGACAGTTACCGCCACCGGCTGGGATGGGACAGAGCGCCAGGGCTTTGTGTGCTATTCTCTGGGGAATTTTCTCTCCAACCAGCAGGAGCTGGAGACGAAAACCACCGCAATTCTGGACCTGGAGCTGACCAAAGATGCCCAGGGTGAGACCACCGTCACCGGGGTAAGCTACACACCCTACTATATGATCCATCGGGACGGTGCTCCGGTGGGCCAGCGGCGCTACCTGGTCAACATCCACGAGGCCATGGCCGAGTATGAGGCCGGTACCTCGTCCATCGTCAGCGCCTCCGCCTACCAGGAACTGCAAGATGCTCTTGCCCACTGTCACCAGATTCTCGGCTCTGCGGACGATTCCACGCTTTCTTGA
- a CDS encoding RnfABCDGE type electron transport complex subunit B — protein MNPILMAIVLVTVIGLIGAIILVAASIFMYVPVDERVEKITAVLAGANCGACGCAGCADYAKSIVENGNAINKCTPGGAKSVAAIAEIMGVQAEASVPMKAVVACSGTCDKTSKKYEFEGIQSCQAVKGLYGGDGMCQYGCLGYGDCTRACAFDAIHIVDGIAKVDREKCTGCGACAAACPNHVISVIPEHKRKPVVACQNKDKGAQTRKACTAGCIGCMKCTKVCHFDAIKVENNVAYIDQEKCKGCQLCVKECPMGVIHIPSAL, from the coding sequence ATGAATCCGATTCTTATGGCAATCGTCCTGGTCACGGTCATTGGCCTGATCGGCGCGATTATTCTGGTGGCTGCCTCCATTTTCATGTATGTTCCTGTGGACGAGCGTGTTGAGAAGATCACCGCCGTTCTGGCCGGCGCCAACTGCGGCGCCTGTGGCTGCGCCGGCTGTGCCGACTATGCCAAGAGCATCGTGGAAAATGGCAATGCCATCAACAAGTGTACTCCCGGCGGCGCCAAGTCTGTGGCTGCTATCGCGGAGATCATGGGTGTGCAGGCTGAGGCCTCTGTTCCCATGAAGGCGGTCGTGGCTTGCTCCGGCACCTGCGACAAGACCTCCAAGAAGTATGAGTTTGAGGGCATCCAGAGCTGCCAGGCCGTCAAGGGCCTGTACGGCGGCGACGGTATGTGCCAGTACGGCTGCCTGGGCTACGGTGATTGTACCCGCGCCTGTGCCTTCGACGCCATCCACATCGTGGACGGTATCGCCAAGGTGGACCGGGAGAAGTGCACCGGCTGCGGCGCCTGCGCGGCTGCCTGCCCCAACCACGTGATCAGCGTGATTCCCGAGCACAAGCGTAAGCCTGTGGTCGCCTGCCAGAACAAGGATAAGGGTGCTCAGACCCGCAAGGCCTGTACCGCTGGTTGTATCGGCTGCATGAAGTGCACCAAGGTGTGTCATTTTGACGCCATCAAGGTGGAGAACAATGTGGCCTACATCGACCAGGAGAAGTGTAAGGGCTGCCAGCTGTGCGTCAAGGAATGCCCCATGGGCGTCATCCACATCCCCTCTGCTCTGTAA
- a CDS encoding RnfABCDGE type electron transport complex subunit A, with translation MNAMHLASIFFTMILVDNYVLVKFLGICPFLGVSKKLDSAVGMSLAVTFVMVLATAATWPIQTFLLTPESGAWDLGYLQTIVFILIIAILVQLLENILKKFIPALYKALGVYLPLITTNCTILGVTVLNIDNGYNFLESIVCAAGAGLGFLVAMVLFSGVRRKVEEAVTPKCFEGLPITLVAAAVTSLSFMGFGGIIESIFGA, from the coding sequence ATGAACGCTATGCATCTTGCAAGCATCTTCTTCACCATGATCTTGGTGGATAACTACGTTCTGGTGAAGTTCCTGGGTATCTGCCCCTTCCTGGGCGTGTCCAAAAAGCTGGACAGCGCCGTGGGTATGTCCCTGGCCGTTACCTTCGTCATGGTGCTGGCTACCGCCGCTACCTGGCCCATCCAGACCTTCCTGCTGACTCCTGAGAGCGGTGCCTGGGATCTGGGCTACCTGCAGACCATCGTCTTCATTCTGATCATCGCCATCCTGGTGCAGCTGCTGGAGAACATCCTGAAGAAGTTCATCCCCGCTCTGTACAAGGCCCTGGGCGTGTATCTGCCCCTGATCACCACCAACTGCACCATTCTGGGCGTGACCGTGCTGAACATCGACAACGGTTACAACTTCCTGGAGAGCATCGTGTGTGCTGCCGGCGCCGGCCTGGGCTTCCTGGTGGCCATGGTTCTGTTCTCCGGTGTGCGCCGCAAGGTGGAAGAGGCTGTAACCCCCAAGTGCTTCGAGGGTCTGCCCATCACCCTGGTGGCTGCCGCGGTGACCTCCCTGTCCTTCATGGGCTTCGGCGGTATCATCGAGTCCATCTTCGGTGCTTGA
- a CDS encoding electron transport complex subunit E, with the protein MSKNPSKLKILTNGILNENPVLRLVLGTCPTLATSTMASNGIGMGLAATFVLVCSNIVISALRKVIPDQVRIPCYITVIAGFVSVVQMLVKAFVPALDSALGVYLPLIVVNCIILGRAEMFASKNGVFDSALDGLGMGIGFTITLTLMGTIREILGSGTWMSGLDGLFPFLPEGFAIQVLPESIDPFTIMTSAPGGFFVFGVMMAAATWLTTRPKKEKSSAPAETAEGGNA; encoded by the coding sequence ATGAGTAAGAATCCCAGTAAACTTAAGATACTGACCAACGGTATCTTAAATGAAAACCCGGTACTGCGGCTTGTCCTGGGCACCTGTCCCACTCTGGCCACCTCTACTATGGCCTCCAACGGCATTGGTATGGGCCTGGCGGCCACCTTCGTGCTGGTGTGTTCCAACATCGTTATTTCCGCCCTGCGGAAGGTCATTCCCGACCAGGTTCGTATTCCCTGTTACATCACCGTTATTGCCGGCTTCGTGTCGGTGGTTCAGATGCTGGTCAAGGCCTTCGTGCCCGCCCTGGACTCTGCCCTGGGCGTGTACCTGCCTCTGATCGTAGTTAACTGTATCATCCTGGGCCGTGCTGAGATGTTTGCCTCCAAGAACGGCGTCTTTGATTCCGCTCTGGACGGCCTGGGCATGGGCATCGGCTTTACCATCACCCTGACCCTCATGGGCACCATCCGTGAGATCCTGGGCTCCGGCACCTGGATGTCCGGCCTGGACGGCCTGTTCCCCTTCCTGCCCGAGGGCTTTGCCATTCAGGTTCTGCCTGAATCCATCGATCCCTTCACCATCATGACCAGCGCTCCCGGCGGCTTCTTTGTCTTCGGTGTGATGATGGCTGCTGCTACCTGGCTGACCACCCGCCCCAAGAAGGAGAAGTCCTCCGCTCCTGCTGAGACTGCGGAAGGAGGGAACGCGTAA
- a CDS encoding FMN-binding protein — protein sequence MSNWNKIFKPIVVLVIICIVVTGALAATNGVTAPIITAATQEAERAARSELLPEAEDFEPVTGVEVANVSAIYKSTNDVGVVITSSAKGYGGDVVVMTAITPDGTIKQIKVTEQAETKGIGSKVVDTPSYWENYQGLDASQSLVLNEDVDAVTSATISSTALINAVNSAIEAYNAIP from the coding sequence ATGAGTAACTGGAACAAGATCTTTAAGCCTATTGTGGTGCTGGTAATCATCTGCATCGTTGTGACCGGCGCCCTGGCTGCCACCAACGGGGTCACTGCCCCCATCATCACCGCGGCTACCCAAGAGGCCGAGCGGGCGGCCCGCTCCGAGCTGCTGCCTGAGGCCGAGGACTTTGAGCCTGTCACCGGTGTGGAGGTGGCCAATGTCTCTGCCATCTATAAGTCCACCAATGACGTGGGCGTGGTTATCACCAGCTCCGCCAAGGGCTACGGCGGCGATGTGGTGGTTATGACTGCCATTACCCCCGACGGCACCATCAAGCAGATTAAGGTCACCGAGCAGGCCGAGACCAAGGGTATCGGCAGCAAGGTTGTGGACACCCCCTCTTACTGGGAGAACTACCAGGGCCTGGACGCTTCTCAGTCTCTGGTTCTCAATGAGGACGTGGACGCGGTGACTTCTGCCACCATCTCCAGCACGGCTTTGATCAACGCGGTGAACTCCGCCATCGAAGCCTACAACGCGATTCCTTGA
- a CDS encoding RnfABCDGE type electron transport complex subunit D, with product MGNKLIVTAAPHITSADSTQKIMQRVCIALLPALVASVIIFGINALIITVVTVAACVIFEYLYCKLVGREVSIGDFSAVVTGLLLAFNLPSTLPWWMPIVGAFIAIVVVKQLFGGLGYNFANPAIVGRIAMAMGFAGRMSTYGFPQGVDATSAATPLSSAAEGIDYVTLLLGTHGGVLGETCAIALIIGGVYLIVTKVISPTIPVTYLATVAVLSLIAGKDPIYQLLSGGLLLGAFFMATDYVTSPTTTKGKLVFGIGLGIITCAIRFLGRMNEGVSFAILLMNLMVPYIEVLTRQDRLGIAKVKKSKEGAAK from the coding sequence ATGGGCAACAAACTGATCGTGACTGCCGCGCCCCACATTACCAGCGCGGACAGCACCCAGAAGATCATGCAGCGGGTGTGCATCGCCCTGCTGCCCGCTCTGGTAGCCTCCGTGATCATTTTCGGCATCAACGCCCTGATCATCACCGTTGTGACGGTGGCTGCCTGTGTGATTTTTGAATACCTGTACTGCAAGCTGGTGGGCCGTGAGGTATCCATCGGCGACTTCTCCGCTGTGGTCACCGGCCTGCTGCTGGCCTTCAACCTGCCCTCCACGCTGCCCTGGTGGATGCCCATTGTGGGCGCCTTCATCGCCATCGTGGTTGTGAAGCAGCTCTTCGGCGGCCTGGGCTACAACTTTGCCAACCCCGCCATCGTGGGCCGTATCGCCATGGCCATGGGCTTTGCCGGCCGCATGTCCACCTACGGCTTCCCCCAGGGTGTGGACGCCACCTCTGCTGCTACCCCTCTGTCCTCCGCGGCTGAAGGCATTGACTATGTTACTTTGCTGCTGGGCACTCACGGCGGCGTGCTGGGTGAGACCTGCGCCATCGCTCTGATCATCGGTGGTGTCTACCTCATCGTCACCAAGGTCATCAGCCCCACCATTCCTGTGACCTACCTGGCCACTGTGGCTGTGCTGAGCCTGATCGCCGGCAAGGATCCCATCTATCAGCTGCTCTCCGGCGGTCTGCTGCTGGGCGCCTTCTTCATGGCTACCGACTATGTCACCTCTCCCACCACCACCAAGGGCAAGCTGGTCTTTGGTATCGGTCTGGGTATCATCACCTGCGCCATCCGCTTCCTGGGCCGGATGAACGAGGGCGTGTCCTTCGCTATCCTGCTGATGAACCTGATGGTTCCCTACATTGAGGTCCTGACCCGTCAGGATCGTCTGGGCATCGCCAAGGTGAAGAAGAGCAAGGAGGGTGCCGCGAAATGA
- the rsxC gene encoding electron transport complex subunit RsxC → MPLPSKIVLSMNQHIGAPAAPAVAKGDQVYVGTIVGKAGGFVSADIHSGVSGTVSEITTITGSNGSIQTAVVIVPDGEQKVDPSIAPPQVTDLKSFQDAVRASGLVGLGGAGFPTAVKLAPKNLDEIDTLLINGAECEPYITSDNRCFIEDTHFILSGIKAVMKYLNIPKCIIGIEANKPEAIAKMKAAIDVAGIEVKELPCRYPQGAEKVLIENCTGREVPFPGLPSDVGVIVMNVTSTAFVGKYLETGMPLTTKRLTVDGDIVKEPKNVEVIIGTPIQELFDFCGGLTEEPGKVLYGGPMMGTCVASLDQPILKNNNAVLAFSKKFAHMPKATNCIHCGRCVNACPLGLAAKDIVKAYEKGDVEQLQALNADLCMSCGTCSFVCPAKRPLAPSIALAKIMMKNGGKK, encoded by the coding sequence ATGCCGCTTCCGTCAAAGATCGTCCTGTCCATGAACCAGCACATCGGCGCCCCCGCGGCGCCTGCGGTGGCCAAGGGCGATCAGGTGTACGTAGGCACCATCGTGGGTAAGGCCGGCGGCTTTGTTTCCGCCGATATCCACTCCGGTGTGTCCGGTACGGTCTCTGAGATCACCACCATCACCGGCTCCAACGGTTCCATCCAGACCGCCGTGGTCATCGTGCCCGACGGCGAGCAGAAGGTGGACCCCTCCATTGCCCCCCCTCAGGTCACTGACCTGAAGTCCTTCCAGGATGCCGTTCGTGCCAGCGGTCTGGTAGGTCTGGGCGGCGCCGGCTTCCCCACCGCGGTGAAGCTCGCACCCAAGAATCTGGACGAGATCGATACCCTGCTGATCAACGGTGCTGAGTGTGAGCCCTATATCACCTCGGATAACCGCTGTTTCATCGAGGATACCCACTTCATTCTCAGCGGTATCAAGGCTGTGATGAAGTACCTGAATATCCCCAAGTGCATTATCGGCATCGAGGCCAACAAGCCCGAGGCCATCGCCAAGATGAAGGCCGCCATCGACGTGGCCGGCATCGAGGTCAAGGAGCTGCCCTGCCGTTACCCCCAGGGCGCTGAGAAGGTGCTCATCGAGAACTGCACCGGCCGCGAGGTTCCCTTCCCCGGCCTGCCCTCCGATGTGGGCGTGATCGTGATGAACGTCACCTCCACCGCCTTCGTGGGCAAGTACTTAGAGACTGGCATGCCTCTGACCACCAAGCGCCTCACCGTGGACGGCGACATCGTCAAGGAGCCCAAGAATGTGGAGGTCATCATCGGCACTCCCATCCAGGAGCTGTTTGACTTCTGCGGCGGCCTGACCGAGGAGCCCGGCAAGGTGCTCTACGGCGGCCCCATGATGGGTACCTGTGTGGCCAGCCTGGACCAGCCCATCCTGAAGAACAACAACGCGGTGCTGGCCTTCTCCAAGAAGTTTGCCCACATGCCTAAGGCCACCAACTGCATCCACTGCGGCCGGTGCGTCAACGCCTGCCCCCTGGGTCTGGCGGCCAAGGACATCGTCAAGGCCTATGAGAAGGGCGATGTGGAGCAGCTTCAGGCGCTCAATGCCGATCTGTGCATGAGCTGCGGCACCTGTTCCTTCGTCTGCCCCGCCAAGCGGCCTCTGGCCCCCTCCATTGCCCTGGCGAAGATCATGATGAAGAATGGAGGTAAGAAGTAA
- a CDS encoding AzlC family ABC transporter permease encodes MNRNALSAAFPVTVPVLMGYLAIGMAFGFMLQAIGYNYIWAFFMSLTIYAGSGQYLGVQLLNTHAALGTVALMTLLINFRHLVYGLSMLEKFRGMGLRKFYMIFSLTDETYALLSSVQVPAGVEPRSFYFSIALLDHSYWILGSVIGAVAGALLPIDTTGIDFAMTALFVVIAVDQWKAYKKHLPALLGAAVTLVSLTLVGADNMLLPALAVIVGVLLLLRDRLDDTPEEKKHEEEESVC; translated from the coding sequence GTGAATCGTAACGCTCTTTCTGCCGCCTTTCCGGTGACTGTGCCTGTGCTGATGGGATACCTGGCCATCGGCATGGCCTTTGGTTTTATGCTCCAGGCCATCGGATATAACTACATCTGGGCCTTTTTCATGAGTTTGACTATTTATGCAGGCTCGGGCCAGTATCTTGGGGTGCAGCTGCTCAACACCCATGCCGCACTTGGTACCGTGGCCCTGATGACTCTGCTTATCAACTTCCGCCATCTGGTGTATGGATTGTCTATGCTGGAGAAATTCCGGGGCATGGGACTGCGAAAATTCTACATGATCTTCTCCCTGACCGATGAGACCTACGCCCTGCTCAGCTCGGTGCAGGTGCCTGCGGGTGTGGAGCCCCGCAGCTTCTACTTCTCCATCGCCCTGCTGGACCACTCCTACTGGATCCTGGGTTCTGTGATCGGTGCGGTGGCGGGAGCGCTGCTGCCCATCGACACCACCGGCATCGATTTTGCCATGACCGCCCTGTTTGTGGTCATCGCCGTAGATCAGTGGAAGGCTTATAAAAAGCATCTGCCCGCTCTGCTGGGCGCCGCCGTCACTCTGGTGAGCCTCACCCTGGTGGGCGCGGACAACATGCTGCTGCCCGCCCTGGCTGTGATTGTAGGGGTTCTGCTTCTGCTGCGGGACCGGCTGGACGACACCCCGGAAGAGAAAAAACATGAGGAGGAGGAATCGGTATGCTGA
- a CDS encoding AzlD domain-containing protein, with the protein MLTTTQAIAAIAVMSIVTFLTRALPFLLFDHGDHPPKLVLYLGRVLPPAVIAMLIIYCLKSNILAVEANLTSLLDPAVLSQWLPALLAVAVVVILHIWKHNNLLSIFGGTILYMVLVQAVFVS; encoded by the coding sequence ATGCTGACTACTACCCAGGCCATCGCCGCCATCGCGGTCATGTCCATTGTCACTTTTTTGACCCGCGCCCTCCCCTTCCTGCTCTTTGACCATGGCGACCATCCCCCCAAGCTGGTGCTGTATCTGGGCCGTGTCCTTCCCCCCGCCGTGATCGCCATGCTCATTATCTACTGTCTGAAGAGCAACATCCTGGCGGTGGAGGCCAACCTCACCTCTCTGCTGGACCCGGCGGTGCTCAGCCAGTGGCTGCCCGCCCTGCTGGCGGTAGCTGTGGTGGTGATCCTCCACATCTGGAAGCACAACAACCTGCTGTCTATCTTTGGCGGCACCATTTTGTACATGGTCCTGGTGCAGGCGGTATTTGTTTCGTAA